In the Ochrobactrum sp. Marseille-Q0166 genome, one interval contains:
- a CDS encoding molecular chaperone — protein sequence MRSLVLAAALLAGLHVTPALSQSVSLRVSPVLVDLSAPTAASSVRISNDAKRPISVQVRIFKWSQSNGVDTYTPATDVAVSPPISQLKPGGENMVRVVRISKRPVKAEESYRLIVDELPSASRKKSGTVTFVVRHSIPVFFSPPENSGAAVAWSAQLKAGGYQITARNTGDKRLRVSDLAVKSKGGASVAQQKGLVGYVLGNSSASWFIPGTGGNRGGGSLIISAQSEAGPFNAQANAGGG from the coding sequence ATGCGTAGTCTAGTGTTAGCGGCGGCATTACTTGCCGGTCTGCACGTAACTCCTGCGCTTTCGCAAAGCGTATCGTTGCGTGTTTCACCTGTGCTTGTCGATCTTAGCGCGCCGACGGCAGCATCGAGCGTACGTATATCCAATGATGCGAAACGCCCAATCAGCGTGCAGGTAAGAATCTTCAAATGGAGCCAGAGCAACGGCGTTGACACCTATACCCCGGCCACCGATGTCGCAGTAAGCCCGCCAATTTCACAGCTCAAGCCGGGCGGTGAAAATATGGTTCGCGTGGTGCGTATATCCAAGCGCCCGGTCAAGGCCGAAGAAAGTTATCGTCTGATTGTCGATGAACTGCCAAGTGCTTCCAGAAAGAAATCCGGAACCGTTACCTTCGTCGTTCGGCATTCCATTCCGGTATTTTTCTCGCCGCCAGAAAATTCGGGCGCCGCAGTTGCCTGGAGCGCACAGCTCAAGGCAGGCGGCTATCAGATAACAGCACGCAATACCGGCGACAAACGGCTGCGCGTTTCCGATCTGGCTGTAAAAAGCAAAGGCGGCGCATCAGTCGCACAGCAAAAGGGACTTGTCGGATACGTACTGGGTAATTCCAGCGCTTCCTGGTTCATACCGGGAACCGGTGGCAATCGAGGTGGTGGCTCGCTGATAATCTCGGCACAAAGCGAAGCTGGCCCGTTTAATGCTCAAGCGAACGCCGGGGGCGGTTGA
- a CDS encoding spore coat U domain-containing protein — MCIKFSMFVSSLAVAVLSPSIVFAQTTTAQFTVQITIAGACQINSATNMDFGSHGVLTTNTDATSLVTVQCTNTTPFNLALSAGSGGSGATVTNRLMTGTGGATVTYSLYRTAARDTVWGTTVGTNTLAGTGTGAPQQFTVYGRVPPQNTPAPGVYTDTVTATITY, encoded by the coding sequence ATGTGTATTAAGTTTAGTATGTTTGTATCTTCTTTGGCGGTGGCAGTTCTATCTCCGTCAATCGTCTTTGCTCAGACAACAACTGCGCAGTTTACAGTGCAGATAACGATTGCTGGCGCCTGCCAGATCAATTCAGCAACCAACATGGATTTTGGCTCTCATGGGGTGCTCACGACGAACACCGATGCGACCAGCCTTGTTACAGTGCAATGCACAAACACCACGCCCTTTAATCTGGCACTCAGTGCTGGCAGCGGCGGCTCAGGCGCAACAGTTACCAATCGCCTTATGACAGGCACTGGCGGCGCAACAGTTACCTATTCTCTTTATCGGACAGCTGCGAGAGACACTGTCTGGGGCACGACTGTCGGCACCAACACACTCGCGGGAACTGGCACTGGCGCACCGCAACAGTTCACTGTCTATGGCCGCGTGCCACCTCAGAACACCCCCGCGCCGGGCGTCTATACAGATACGGTAACGGCGACGATCACGTACTGA